Within the Microbacterium sp. 1S1 genome, the region AGCGCCCCTGTCCCGCGCCCCCGTCTCCGTCCCACCCCCTTATGCCCGGTGCGGGACGGAAAAGGGGCGCGGGCGCCGGGATCCCGGCACTGTTTCGATCCCGCACGCCTGTCCCGCGGCCTCGGCCGCACCTCCGGAATCACATACGGAACGCAAGAGAGAGTCACATGACGAAGAAGATCCTGACCATCACCGCCCTCGGAGCGGCCGCAGCGCTCACCCTCGCCGGATGCAGCGGCGACGGTGCCGGCGGCACGAGCGGCGGCGGAGACGGCGCCGAGGACAAGGGCACCATCACCCTCGGGTTCCTGCCCTCCTGGACCGACGGCCTCAGCACCGCCTACCTCCTGCAGGACCAGCTCGAGAAGATCGGTTACACGGTCGAGATGAAGACGCTCACCGAGGCCGGCCCGCTCTACACCGGACTCGCGCAGGGCGACGTCGACATGTACCCGTCCGCCTGGCCGGAGCTCACCCACGCCGAGTACATGAAGAAGTACGGCGACGACATCGACGACCTCGGCGCGTACTACGAGAACGCGAAGCTCACCCTCGCGGTGCCGGAGTACTCCGACCTCACCTCGATCGAGGACCTCGCGGGCAAGGGTGCCGACTTCGACGGCAAGATCTACGGCATCGAGCCCGGTGCCGGACTCACCGCTCAGACCCAGAAGATGATGCCCGAGTACGGTCTCGACGGCGAGTACGAGCTCGTCACCTCGTCGACCGCGGCGATGCTCACCGAGCTCAAGACCGCGACCGACAAGCAGGAGGACATCGTCGTCACGCTATGGCGTCCGTTCTGGGCCAACGACGCCTTCCCCGTGAAGGACCTCGAAGACCCGAAGGGTGCCATGGGCGAGGCCGAGGGCCTGCACTTCCTGGGCACCAAGGGTTTCGCGGACGAGTTCCCCGAGGCGGCGGAGCTGATCGAGAAGATCAAGCTCGACGACGAGCAGTACGGCGCGCTCGAAGACCTCGTGGTCAACGAGTACGGCGAGGGCAAGGAAGCCGACGCGGTCGACGCGTGGCTGGAGGAGTACGGCGACCAGTTCGACTGGACCGTCACCAGCTGACACCCGTCGCACGTCTCGAAGGAGGGTCTCCCGCAGCGGGAGGCCCTCCTTCGTCGTCGGTGGGGCCCTTACATTCGCGGGAGGAAGGTGGAAGCATGGCGCGAAACCGGCGGGTCGACCGGCCCGCGGACGGGGGGACACGACCATGTGCACAGGACTGAGCTTCACGACGGCCGACCACTACTTCGGGAGGAATCTCGACCTGGAGTTCTCGTACAACGAGACCGTGACGGTCACACCGCGGAACTTCCCGTTCCCGTTCCGCCGCCTGCCGTCGCTGCCGGCGCATCACGCGATCATCGGAATCGCGACGATCGCCGACGGCTACCCGCTCTATTACGACGCGGTCAACGAGAAGGGGCTCGGGATGGCCGGGCTGAACTTCCCGGACAACGCGCACTACCCGGCGCCGGGGTCGGCGGACACCGAGGTCACGCCGTTCGAGTTCATCCCCTGGGTCCTCGGACAGTTCGAGACCGTGGCGCAGGTGAAGGACGCCCTGAGGTCCGTGAGTCTCGTCGACATCGACTTCAGCCCGGAGTTCCCGCTGTCGCCGCTGCACTGGATCATCGCCGACAAGACGGCGTCGATCACGGTGGAGAGCGTGCGCGGCGGCGTCAAGGTGTACGACAACCCGTGGGGCGTGCTCACGAACAACCCGACGTTCGACATCCACAGCTTCCGGCTCAACGACTTCCAGCACCTGTCGAAGCGGCAGCCGGAGAACACGTTCGCGCCGGAGGTGTCGATGGACCTGTACAGCCGGGGCATGGGCGGGATCGGGCTGCCAGGCGATCTGTCGTCGTCGTCGCGGTTCGTGAAGGCCGTGTTCACGCGCATGAACTCGGTGTGCGGGACGACGGAGTCGGAGTCGATCAGCCAGTTCTTCCAGATCCTCGGTTCGGTCGCGCAGCAGCGCGGCTGCGTGCAGGTCGGCGACGAGGAGAAGTACGAGATCACGATCTACTCGTCGTGCGCCAACACCGCCACGGGCGTGTACTACTACACGACCTACGAGAACAGCCAGATCACGGGCGTCGACATGCACAAGGAGGACCTCGACGGGTCCGAGCTCGCGGCGTATCCGCTCGTGAAGGGCCAGCAGATCGCGATGCAGAACTGATCTGTCGCCCGCGCAACCCCCTGATCGGGTGCGCGCCGGCGGCGTAGCCTGTGGCCGTGGACGGGTTCGCGGCGGTCGACTTCGGGTTCGCCCGCGAGGTCCTGCAGCGGGGCATCGCGGCGCTGTACCTCGTCGCGTTCGTCTCGACGCTGAACCAGTTCCGGCCGCTGCTGGGCGAGCACGGACTGCTCCCCGCCCCCGCGCTGCTCGACTGGGTGGCGAAGAAGCGCGAGCGACGGAAGCTGCTGCACCCCACCCTCTTCACCCGGGTCCGCTACACCGACCGGCGATTGGTCGCGCTGTGCGGGGCCGGGATCGTCATCGCCGCCCTGGTCGTCGCCGGGGTGCCGCAGCTCGGGCCGCCCTGGGTGCCGATGCTCGCTTTCCTCGCTCTGTGGTCCGGCTACATGTCGGTGGTGAGCATCGGGCAGACGTTCTACTCGTTCGGGTGGGAGATGCTGCTGCTGGAGGCCGGTTTCCTCGCGGCCTTCCTCGGCTCGAACGACCAGCCGCCGCCGACGGTCGTGATCGTGCTGTTCTGGTGGTTGCTGTTCCGGCTGGAGTTCGGCGCCGGGATGATCAAGATCCGCGGCGGCCGCGAGTGGCGCGACCTCACCGCGATGACCTTCCACCACGAGACGCAGCCCATGCCGGGGCCGCTCAGCCGGCAGGCGCACCTGCTGCCGCGGTGGTTCCACCGGCTCGAGGTCGTCGGGAACCATGTCGCGCAGCTCGTCGTGCCGTTCTTCCTTTTCGCCCCGCTCCTGTCGCTGTGGTTTCCCCGCAGCGCGTGGGTTCCTGAGCTTGTCGAAGGAGTCGCGTGGGTGGGCGCCGTCGCCGGCGGGATCGTGATCGCGACGCAGCTGTGGCTCGTGCTCACCGGGAACTTCGCGTGGCTGAACTGGGCGACGATCGTCCTGGCGTTCTCCGCGATCGGGCTTCCCGGCATCGGCGCTCCTGCCGCGTCACCGGAGACTTCCCTGCCGGGGACCGTGTCGGGCCTGCCGCTGTGGTGGGTCGTGGTGACCTCGGCGGTCGGGCTGCTGTTCGTCGTCCTGAGTGTGCCCGCCGTGCGCAACCTCTTCGCGCGGCGGCAGCTCATGAACGCGAGCTTCAACCGCTGGCAGCTCGCGAATGCGTACGGCGCCTTCGGCACCGTCACGCGACAGCGGGTCGAGATCGTCGTGGAGGGGTCGGACGACGAGGAGGGCCGGCACTGGCGCGAGTACGAGTTCCGCGGCAAGCCGGGGGATGTGCGGCGGATCCCGCGGCAGTTCGCCCCGTACCACCTGCGGCTGGACTGGCTGATGT harbors:
- a CDS encoding lipase maturation factor family protein, whose amino-acid sequence is MDGFAAVDFGFAREVLQRGIAALYLVAFVSTLNQFRPLLGEHGLLPAPALLDWVAKKRERRKLLHPTLFTRVRYTDRRLVALCGAGIVIAALVVAGVPQLGPPWVPMLAFLALWSGYMSVVSIGQTFYSFGWEMLLLEAGFLAAFLGSNDQPPPTVVIVLFWWLLFRLEFGAGMIKIRGGREWRDLTAMTFHHETQPMPGPLSRQAHLLPRWFHRLEVVGNHVAQLVVPFFLFAPLLSLWFPRSAWVPELVEGVAWVGAVAGGIVIATQLWLVLTGNFAWLNWATIVLAFSAIGLPGIGAPAASPETSLPGTVSGLPLWWVVVTSAVGLLFVVLSVPAVRNLFARRQLMNASFNRWQLANAYGAFGTVTRQRVEIVVEGSDDEEGRHWREYEFRGKPGDVRRIPRQFAPYHLRLDWLMWFLPLGHSLDDWFSVFLVRLLEADPRTLRLLRVDPFHGERPRWVRAVSYRYRFTTRAEHRVDGAVWIRTGRRVVLGPVGLR
- a CDS encoding glycine betaine ABC transporter substrate-binding protein; protein product: MTKKILTITALGAAAALTLAGCSGDGAGGTSGGGDGAEDKGTITLGFLPSWTDGLSTAYLLQDQLEKIGYTVEMKTLTEAGPLYTGLAQGDVDMYPSAWPELTHAEYMKKYGDDIDDLGAYYENAKLTLAVPEYSDLTSIEDLAGKGADFDGKIYGIEPGAGLTAQTQKMMPEYGLDGEYELVTSSTAAMLTELKTATDKQEDIVVTLWRPFWANDAFPVKDLEDPKGAMGEAEGLHFLGTKGFADEFPEAAELIEKIKLDDEQYGALEDLVVNEYGEGKEADAVDAWLEEYGDQFDWTVTS
- the bsh gene encoding choloylglycine hydrolase — its product is MCTGLSFTTADHYFGRNLDLEFSYNETVTVTPRNFPFPFRRLPSLPAHHAIIGIATIADGYPLYYDAVNEKGLGMAGLNFPDNAHYPAPGSADTEVTPFEFIPWVLGQFETVAQVKDALRSVSLVDIDFSPEFPLSPLHWIIADKTASITVESVRGGVKVYDNPWGVLTNNPTFDIHSFRLNDFQHLSKRQPENTFAPEVSMDLYSRGMGGIGLPGDLSSSSRFVKAVFTRMNSVCGTTESESISQFFQILGSVAQQRGCVQVGDEEKYEITIYSSCANTATGVYYYTTYENSQITGVDMHKEDLDGSELAAYPLVKGQQIAMQN